The following coding sequences are from one Campylobacter showae CSUNSWCD window:
- the flgH gene encoding flagellar basal body L-ring protein FlgH: MRKNIYFCALAAAFLSGCLPSADPRIDMKPPVYVEQLPAKQVNNQPNAGSLFGRGDNPLFADRKAMNVNDIVTVVISERANQSSSGKHDTSKNSTISLGGGIFTAGSAPLSTLATQLNKASDIGFSAGTKNEFTGAGSSVRAEAFTTTISARIIKVLENGNYFIEGSRELLINGEKQIMQLSGVIRPYDISNANEIDSRYIADAKILYKTEGDVDRATRKPWGTKLMEAIWPF, encoded by the coding sequence GTGAGAAAAAATATTTACTTTTGCGCCCTTGCAGCAGCGTTTTTGAGCGGGTGTTTGCCTAGCGCCGATCCTCGCATAGATATGAAGCCGCCAGTTTACGTTGAGCAGCTTCCTGCCAAGCAGGTCAATAACCAGCCAAACGCGGGCAGTCTTTTCGGTCGCGGCGACAACCCGCTTTTTGCCGACCGCAAGGCAATGAACGTAAACGACATCGTAACCGTCGTCATCAGCGAGCGCGCCAACCAAAGCTCTAGTGGCAAGCACGACACGAGTAAAAACAGCACGATAAGCCTTGGCGGAGGGATATTTACCGCAGGCTCCGCGCCGCTATCGACGCTGGCTACTCAGCTAAACAAAGCCAGCGATATCGGCTTTAGCGCGGGCACGAAAAACGAATTTACGGGTGCAGGATCTAGCGTGCGCGCAGAGGCCTTTACGACTACGATCTCAGCGCGCATCATCAAGGTGCTAGAAAACGGCAACTACTTTATCGAGGGTTCGCGCGAACTGCTCATAAACGGCGAAAAGCAGATCATGCAGCTTAGCGGCGTGATCCGCCCGTACGACATCTCAAACGCCAACGAGATCGACTCGCGCTACATCGCCGACGCCAAGATCCTGTATAAAACAGAAGGCGACGTGGATAGGGCGACGAGGAAGCCGTGGGGGACGAAGCTTATGGAGGCGATCTGGCCTTTTTAA